CTAGGAAGCAAAAGAGATTCAGAatgtgtagagcagtggtccccaacacccgggccacggaccggtaccggtccacagagacagaataagtaacttacattatttccgttttatttatatttaagtctgaacgatattttagttttaaaaaatggccctggccggttggctcagcggtagagcgtccgcctagcgtgcggaggacccaggttcgattcccggccagggcacacaggagaagcgcccatttgcttctccacccctccgccgcgctttcctctctgtctctctcttcccctcccgcagccaaggctccattggagcaaagatggcccgggcgctggggatggctctgtggcctctgcctcaggcgctagagtggctctggtcgcaacatggcgacgcccaggatgggcagagcatcgccccctggtgggcagagcgtcgcccctggtgggcgtgccgggtggatcccggtcgggcgcatgcgggagtctgtctgactgtctctccctgtttccagcttcagaaaaatgaaaaaataaataaataaataaaataaaaaatgaccagattccctctgttacatccatctaagactcactcttgacccttatctcgtaagtttgacaattatattttaaaataccagtttttacgccagtcgcgtaattatattttgtgcatttatccgtcccaccctaaaggctggtccgtgaaaatattttctgacattaaaccggaccatggcccaaaaaaggttggagacccctggtatagacaaGAGAGGATAGGGTTTCTTAAAGCTATAGGGCTTTATCCAGCAGGCAGTGCAAAGCTACTGAAGGGTTTGAATTAAGGAAATTATATGatctgattttactttttttaaaaaattgacttggCTGCACTGTGGGGAGGAAAGGGGAACAGAGACAACACACAGAGACAGGCAAACCAGTCGGGAAGATGTTAGAGTGGCTCAGTCATGAGACAGCTCAGTGGCAGAGGAGAAGAGAACTAGACAGATTAGAGATAGCGTATATCTATGGTTATAATCATAGAACTTCATGACTGCATGTGGGGGTCTTAGGAAGTTGGAGGAGGCAGTGGTTAATAGCAggcttttagcctgacctgtggtggcacagtcggtaaagcattgacctggaatactgacaTCGCCTGTTCAAAGCCCcggcttgccaagtcaaggcacatatgaaaagcaactacgagttgatgcttcctgctcctcccccacccatttctctctctctctctctctctctctctctctctctctcaagtcaataaataagatctttaaaatataacCGTTTTTTAGTATTCCATCATATGATGATTGTGAATTTATGTCTTCCTTTCTCCTAGTCTGGGCACTCTGTGCAATGCCTGACGTTCTGTGCATCTTTATAAGCCGTGTCTGGCATAGTGTCAGCTACAGAGTACGGGCTCCATAACCACTTGTTCAAGAAACGAACAGGGTCAGGTTTAGAAGGGAAAGGTGTACATGTTTACTGAGGAATAAAATATGAaacgtgggccctggccggttggctcagcggtagagcgtcggcctagcgtgcggaggacccgggttcgattcccggccagggcacacaggagaagcgcccatttgcttctccacccctccgccgcactttcctctctgtctctctcttcacctcccgcagcgaggctccattggagcaaagatggcccgggcgctggggatggctctgtggcctcacctcaggcgctagagtggctctggtcgcaacatggcgacgccccggaggggcagagcatcgccccctggtggccagagcgtcgcccctggtgggcgtgccgggtggatcccggtcgggcgcatgtgggagtctgtctgactgtctctccctgtttccagcttcagaaaaatgaaaaaaatatatatatatgaaacgtGGGATCGTAAATATATAATTctcttttcaatattttgtagTTGAAAGAATTAGATATTGTGATATATAACTGACCAAACTTTTTATATACCTTTGTAGTtctattttatacatttgtttgAGACTTTTCACAGCCTGTTCTTTGTTTTCTGGCTTGAAATTACTGGTTTTATCTAGTATTgcatttgttttgatttatttatttatttttatttatttatttttttaaaatgagaggagggcagatagactcccacatacaccctgactgggatcaacccggcaacccccatctggggccaattctcaAATGAACTGAGTCATTCTCAGTACCTTGTGCCGATGGTCAAACCATTGGAGCCAgtagctgtggaaggggaagaaacagagaaggaggagagggaggggggaggaagcagattgttgcttattgtgtgccctggccaggtatcaaacctggtacatccacatgtgggccaacactctatccactaagcaaaccagccagggcctgacttctTCTTTTTAAGGGGAAATCCCATTCATTTTACTAATTTTGCTTAACCTAGAACAGTCTGCaaataatcatcttttttttttcagagacagagagtcagagagagggatagatagggacagagaggaagagagagatgagaagcatcaatcattagtttagtttttcgttgcaacaccttagttgttcattgattgctttctcatgtgtgccttgacctctgtgcagcagaccgagtaactccttgctcaagccagcaaccttgagtccaagctggtgacctttgctcaaaccagatgagcccgcacttaagctggcgacctcagggtctcgaacctgggtcctccgcatcccagtccgatgctctatccactgcgccaccacctgttcaggcaatCTCTTTTTGAAGACAGTTACATGCAATTACGTTTTCATTGCATCTTATTTGCAGAGTGATGAAAGAAAAGGCGAAGCCTCAGGGTGGAGAAGGGAAAGGCGCCCAGTCGACTCCGATCCAGCACTCCTTTCTCACCGACGTCTCAGACGTCCAGGAGATGGAGAAGGGCCTTCTCAGCCTTTTGAATGATTTCCACTCTGGAAGACTTCAGGCGTTTGGTAAGCAGATGTTTGTatttaccatttttcttttcaagatgtTTACATCCTATTTTCTGCATGGATTTTGCTATTCCTCTTAaaagtgtcattttattttgtttaaaggaCAAAGAGTCCAGAGATATAAAATGCAAtcatcttagattttatttatcaattaagTTGTACTACTGGCTGTACAATTGAAAGTATTACATTGTGCTTTTCAtgcttcataatattctacatgcctcacaaatatttttatatatatttcttaaaagaatACATAATTGATTGCAAATGATTTGTGCTTGAAGTCCCTAATATGACTCTTAATTTCATTgagattattataaaatattggaTCACTTCATTCAAATGACAGTTGCTAAATTGGGGATGATTgattagatcagtggtagtcaacctggtccctaccgcccactagtgggcattgcagctttcatggtgggtggtagcagagcaaccaaagtataaataaaaagatagacttaactatagtaagttgttttataaagatttattctgccaaacttaatgaaaatccaacataaagtacttggtaagtaattattattatatgctttaacttgctgtaactctgctttataaaatttataaagttacttccctactttataaatcaccatgactgtggaaccggtgggcggttagaaaattttactactaacagagatacaaaagtgggcggtaggtataaaaaggttgactacccttggatTAGATGATGCTCTTGCTTCTTATATATATtactattgaaaaaaaatcttttttatctaagggataatttttttttaaagctttcctATCTGATTTGTTTAGTGCCCACAATCATTTCTTAGATTGTTTTCCTGATCAGATATGTGATTTATTATATCCAGAAAATAGGCAATCATTAACAGAGTTATTTACAAAAGAAGATAATCAATTTCTTTTGCAGCACCTATAGTTTAAAAGTATTTCCCTTAGGCAGTTAGTTTGAACTATCTAAATCTTTACTAATGTTCTGGAATGTTCCCCCAGGAAACGAATGTTCCATTGAACAGATGGAACACGTTCGGGGAATGCAGGAGAAACTAGCTCGCCTGAATTTGGAGCTTTATGGGGAGTTAGAGGAACTTcctgaggagaagagaaaaacagcTAGTGACTCTAATCTGGATAGGCTTCTGTCTGATGTGAGTATAGttccttttctctattcttttcttaATAAATACCTTTATTGAGATCAAATGTCTTGTTTTAACTGTTTTAAAGtacacaattcagtggtttttagtatattgacAGTGTGCAGACATCACCTCTCTGTAAGTtctgaacattttcatcactccaaaaagaaactccatcttcccctccccccggcccccggcaaccactgatctactttctgtctctgtgaatttgcctatactggacatttcatatagTGAGATCACACACATGTGACTTTTTGttgggcttctttcacttaatgtcATGTTTTCAGGTTTTATTCAtgttgtattttactttttttttaaaaaaagaaatatagtccGAAGATATTATGCATGTATTCTGAGAATGCTAGCAAAtcctaaaacaaaatattagtgtCTGTACATATATGATAAATAAGATCTTAAGATCTAGAAGTTGGGATATCAAAAATTCCTGACATGATTAATACATATTGCATTATTTATTCGGGtggttacttatttttaaatacagaactATGTCTGGTATTTATGGTAATTTAATACAGTTCCATGTATACTGACTGGTTTGCTAGATTTGTCATAACAAAGAActgcagactgggtggcttaagccagtggtccccaaccgctgggccgcggaccagtacaggtccatgggccatttggtaccggtctgcagagaaagaataaataacttacattatttccattttatttatatttaagtctgaacaatgttttattttttaa
The sequence above is a segment of the Saccopteryx bilineata isolate mSacBil1 chromosome 12, mSacBil1_pri_phased_curated, whole genome shotgun sequence genome. Coding sequences within it:
- the CCDC28A gene encoding coiled-coil domain-containing protein 28A; this encodes MEERKVKRRSPKSFSAHSTQVANAKKNAIPVSKSTGFSNPASQSTSQRPKLKRVMKEKAKPQGGEGKGAQSTPIQHSFLTDVSDVQEMEKGLLSLLNDFHSGRLQAFGNECSIEQMEHVRGMQEKLARLNLELYGELEELPEEKRKTASDSNLDRLLSDLEELNSSIQKLHLADAQDVPNTSTS